tcttttgctaGATCTGCTTAATCGGGGCTGGAGAAGGTCTGGATCTTTTCTTTATAAACCAGAGATGGAAAGGACATGCTGCCCTTCTTATACAATTCGCTTGAAAGCAAGTGACTATGTTCCCTCTAAGGAACAGCTTCGTGTATCTAGACGAATGCAAAGGTATGCATGTTTGATCTGATTTTCTTGATGATTTGagccacattttttttaaaatcgaaaatgttgaaattaaaaagtgttatttttgttaactattttttaagtttagatGTTTTTTAAGCATCTCTATAGACATTATATGAGAAAcaattattacattattttacaaaagaaaaactttttttctgacttcattctattttcttttgGGATTGGGAATAGGTGGTTGGAGTTTTGAAGTGCTTCAATATATATTAGCTTAAGACGTTGCTTCTCCTTTCTTTCCTTCATTTATTTGTGTGGGAGTTATCAAGTAGGTAGGGTACATTGGAATTGTATTTTTCTAGCACAggaaattcattttatttgacATTTGTGACCCATAAACATGCACATATTCTTTGTCCATCCATAAACTGTATTTTTCATCAGCAATTCTATCTGCCTAGGTTTTTAGATGGAGCCTTGGATGTAAAAAGAGTTGAGGTTATGGAGGACCCAAATACTTCAACCAAATCAGAAAACCACTCCAGACCTATGTCAGAAGAATCCCTAGCTGCTGGCAATGATGACAAGGATGAAGTTGAAAAATCTCTGCACTATTTATCAAACAAAATTGATAGTGTAATACACATCTTCATCGAGAAGGGGGAATTTCCTTCTGGTATTCAATTACCAAAAGCTTCAGTAAACATAGTCTCACAGGGAAAAAGAAAGTCCCTAGCCAATGGATCTGAAGATCTCTTATACAGTAGCAATATAGCCTTCCAAATTGCAGCATCTATTAAACGAGCACAATCATGTGACAAGGTTGGCAATGATTCCAACCCATCAATAGTTTGTGAAAAGGAGAATGAATTGTCTCCTAAAATTATTGCAGAAAAGCTAGTGGCGTCTTTAGATCCAACAGTGAATGGTCTTTCGATCAGGGCTTGCAATGgacatattaatttttatgcTTCTAGTAAGCACTTTTCCCTGACCGGAGGTGGTAAAATTGCTTCCATTTCAAAAAAGTCTAGAATGGAGCATGATGTTGGAGGAAATGGTTTGATTGGTTCTCAAAATTGTCAAGTAAAAAGGCGAAAGCTCGAGATCCGTTTAAACAGATCCAGTTTTGATCCAGAAGAATTTGCTTTGTACAGAAGATATCAGCTCAAAGTACATAATGATAAACCACAAAATGTCACAGAGAACGCATATCGCATGTTTTTGGTTGATTCTCCATTATTACAAGTTTTTCCTAATGGTGATAGCACGGTTCCTCCTTGTGGTTTTGGCTCTTTCCATCAACAATATCTAATAGATGGCCAGTTAGTGGCAGTTGGTGTTATAGATATCCTTCCTAAATGTTTGTCAAGTAAATATTTGTTCTGGGATCCAGATTTTGCCTTTCTATCACTGGGAAAGTACTCAGCGTTTCAAGAAATAGGTTGGGTGAAAGAAAACCAGGTTTATTGTCCTAGTTTACAATACTATTATCTTGGCTACTATATTCACTCTTGCAGCAAGATGAGATACAAAGCTGCATATCGCCCTTCAGAACTTCTATGCCCTCTTCGCTATCAGTAAGTTATTCCATTTCAGTGAGCTAATAAAACCACTTCTTCACCATGCTTACACTTTATTCTAGAATTTATAGAGCATTTAGTTTGTCCAAAACCCTTGGGTTTGCTATCAATTATATCCATTCTCCTCCTCTTTGACTACAAATCTTGGTGTAATCGCTTGAGGAATAAACAATGTAAAATGATAGTTGTATCTTTGTATTCTTCGGGTATATGTACACAGATCATACTATGTTTTCCCGTGAACTTTGATCACTTTTTCTCTGCTCCCTTGTCCCTATACATATTATACAAGTCTGACAGCAATGCACGACCTCCAGGTGGGTTCCATTTGATGTTGCAAGGCCTCTGCTTGATAGAAGACCTTATGTTGTATTATCAGATGCTTCCATTTCACAAAAAGGAGAGTCATCCCTACCTCAAGTCACTGATGACATAATGGGAAGGGAGTTTGATGACGGTGGTCAAGAAGATGCAAATGATGTTCCAATGcttgaagatgaagaaacaGTTGACTCCGAATCAGAATGCTCTGATGATGAACCTGACCTAGAAACTACTTCATATGATGATCCAGAAATTGGTGATGTCAGCAAGGTTTTGCTGGGGATAAAGGGATCGCATGTGAAATACAAGGTATGCTTAATGGTTGTTGAATAAAAACCTCTATTACTTCCTGCACTTTAAGCACCTGATTGTTCTTAAAGAGCATATAACATTTTCCATTTTAACATGTTTGACTTGGCCATAATGGAAGTGCTTGATTAACGAATTTATCTCACTAATTTATAGCATTTTTTCAGACGCTATTTGAAATGGCGTTTGAAGATATGATAGAAGTTAAAAAGGAAGGAAATGGTGAAAATAACAATCTTCTTTCATCATTTTGGgtacaaatatttgaaaaaagaaagtgaaaacaTAACATTCCTGCAATTATTTGTAAAACatgaaatgaaaacaaataatgCATTGTCAAACAGAACAGGATTACATGGGATACTATTCATTGATTTGGCAGACCTTTATGTTTAACAACAGGTAATTGCTGTATGATTTGTCCCTTTTCAGTCTGACTTTACTTTTGTctactttttttctttgcatatacTGCCGTTTTTATTTCTGAAGGATCTACGGATTGCCTTGGATCCTGAGCAGCGAAGTTACTTGGAGTCACAATTGCGGAGATACAGGAAGGTTGTGGGTACAGTGCTATCTGAGCGAATGGTCTATTCTCTTGGATAATATAAATCTCAGTACTTGAATTTAATAAGAAGCTACTGCCAATCTCCTAGGGAAGGAAGGAAACCACTGCAAATATAATTCACGCGTTCTTCTCTGGGATAGTCTAATGATAATGGCAATAGCAATTGTGTGAGCCCTGAAGTTTTTGGTTAATGGATTGTTTCATTTTATATCTTGCTTAATCAAATTTCTCTTGTGTTTGCATAAATGGAGTTCAATGGTATTTACTTTCCGGTGCATTAGGTaaggctttttttttttcaagtataCACTTAgtatataacaaaaaagaagaaaaaataattcttttataagtaaatgttaatttttgtataaattctTGTGTAAAAGTTAATCTCGTTAATCTGTGCACAATCTAAATTTAGtttatgagaaaaatatattcttatgaGTACGTAGTAATGAGGAAGGAATGTCTTGCTGTGTTGGTATATTATGAAAGCATAGGCATAGGATTCATCCATGATCGTTAGAtgattaatttattcaattagtGATAGCAGTGGATttaagttgaaattttttatttaggatgctttatttgttcttttagTGGCTATATCATTAGAGAGAGTTAGTCAATGATCCAAAATGGGATATCGGAATTCCGTTTCTGGAAccacttgtttttctttttcccctGTTAGCTGGCAGGATCTGTGGGGGTTACTATCAATAACAATTCATTTTACTccttctcttattttatttatttatttttctctatcaTTTATTCATTCCATATTACacatattctttattttttttctctattttatcCTTTCCACCTGCACGGGTAATATCCATGCTCCAAAAAGATAATATAGCGAGTCTAGAggtgtatatttttttgtttttgaaataaaattaaattatactcAGTTTGAAAAAtactatatattaaaaattttgttagatGATGAATTTTGTTTTGGGTATGGAATTGAGAATCATAACTGATACTTCTTCAGTTCTCTTATATCTTTTAACGTTTTATTTCgttattaagttaattttaattttaaatttgcaataaatgtaattttttatttttttattttatttatgtatttataagttttgatATGGATTTTTAATCAGAACTGGCTTAATCATGGCCTAAAAAGATTCATAAATATGTTGGATTTGTAATATTAatacttaataataaaataattgattgaCCTATTTGAAAAGCAGTTCAATTTACTGAAACTTGGATTAGTAAAGATCTTTCAGCGTTTTTAGAAATGTTCACCATCTGGTCAACAAGAGATAGATAGGTCATATGATCCAAATTTAAAAAGACTTTCAAATtgtaattaaacattttaaatccTACTCTACTGGATTCATATGCAAATATTGGAACTTGTCAAACCAGTTATAATTATGTTAAGAAAATATGAGCTATGGATTCTTAAGCATCGACGAAGAAGTTGACTCTATATAATACACTATAGAAAAATGTGAGgtaatttatatgaaataatttctaaataaactgaatttaatttataaagaagtttattttatttatttactttcttttaaaaaacgTTTATGAATAAAATTGTGGAAAGATACATGAGATGAAACATCAGGGTCAATGGATGTTTAAGTAACAGTGACTTTTGCTTCATCTTGCATTCGTGGTGATGTGTTGTTGCTTGAGAAAACATTTTAAACTTTGTTACTCTAATCATTGATTTAAAACTTCTCATCACGTATGATTTAATGTAAATTGAAGTCCATGATGTTTGATTTAATGTAAATACCAGGTGACATTTCATtaacaactttatttttaaatatgatatatcttttaaaatattaataaatgtcagtattattattgtattaaaattttcataatacacATTAagcttgtaattttttttcacttcttgATTATTAAGCATATTGACCCACCTGAAAAAGATTAGTCTTATGAGATTATTAAAGATATATTTGTATCTTGTTATACCATACATAGataattatatacaatatatatatatatatatatatatatatgcacaaTAAATATGTTACATAAATATGAAGATCTTTCAAGTAAGCCAATTTGGGCCAATAATAGAGAAGTTTAGCTGTCTTTCAAGAACTTACAACAACATCGGTGTATCATGAGTCAAATTTTCAGGTTATgcaagaaatatatattataaattgtataatctaaaatatttttctatggaAATGTATTTCGAATTTTTTGAATATACAATTTatgatacatttttttaaatctaaaaatatatttaaaattgcataatttcgaaatacattataaattatacCATTTGAGAGTAATTTAGAATATGGATTATGCaatccaaaatattttcaatctaTGGACAATTTGGATTTTCCTCACACCTATAGAGGTACAGGAAGAAACCAAGGAGGTGCTAAAAGAATTTTACCAAATAACATCTTAATGTCAGCTCAAATTAACAACATGAAattctaatttcaatttttgaaaaccatACACAAGTAACTTAAATACATTCAAGTTTTCTCCTTTCAGTATATCTCACACAACCACTCATGCACTAAGACTAAGACACATCCGTTTAGGTCATTATACATTCAAACATATTCTACTTGGCATCAGAATTGATGAAAATCTGATTCAAGAAGAAACTAGAGTGAGTTCAGCCAACAAAGTTTTAGTTATACATTTTTGAAGCAGTCTTTTATTTCAGAACATTCAATTTAGTGAGAGTCATAATCAGGGCACTTGAAAGACT
This sequence is a window from Vigna angularis cultivar LongXiaoDou No.4 chromosome 2, ASM1680809v1, whole genome shotgun sequence. Protein-coding genes within it:
- the LOC108329024 gene encoding arginyl-tRNA--protein transferase 1; translation: MASSSTNMPKESVVEDCGRRRTSCGYCRSSRHNSISHGMWAQSLTVDDYQDLLNRGWRRSGSFLYKPEMERTCCPSYTIRLKASDYVPSKEQLRVSRRMQRFLDGALDVKRVEVMEDPNTSTKSENHSRPMSEESLAAGNDDKDEVEKSLHYLSNKIDSVIHIFIEKGEFPSGIQLPKASVNIVSQGKRKSLANGSEDLLYSSNIAFQIAASIKRAQSCDKVGNDSNPSIVCEKENELSPKIIAEKLVASLDPTVNGLSIRACNGHINFYASSKHFSLTGGGKIASISKKSRMEHDVGGNGLIGSQNCQVKRRKLEIRLNRSSFDPEEFALYRRYQLKVHNDKPQNVTENAYRMFLVDSPLLQVFPNGDSTVPPCGFGSFHQQYLIDGQLVAVGVIDILPKCLSSKYLFWDPDFAFLSLGKYSAFQEIGWVKENQVYCPSLQYYYLGYYIHSCSKMRYKAAYRPSELLCPLRYQWVPFDVARPLLDRRPYVVLSDASISQKGESSLPQVTDDIMGREFDDGGQEDANDVPMLEDEETVDSESECSDDEPDLETTSYDDPEIGDVSKVLLGIKGSHVKYKDLRIALDPEQRSYLESQLRRYRKVVGTVLSERMVYSLG